In Pseudonocardia sp. DSM 110487, the sequence CGCCTCGTGCGGACGGCTCGCGAGCTCGGTACACCCGTCGAGCTCGTGCGGGACGGTGAGCCGATGGAGGTGCCACCCATCGCGGACGTCACCTTCTACCGGGTCGTGCAGGAGGCGCTCGCGAACGTCCGGGAGCACGCCCCCGGCGCACCGGCGCGCATCGTCCTGCGCTACGGGACGGCCGACGTCTCGCTGGAGATCGAGAACGCGGCCCGGCCCGCGCCGGACCGGCCTCGCGTCAACCGGGGATTCGGGCTGGCCGGGATGCAGGAGCGGGCGCAGCTGATCGGGGCGGCGCTCGACGCCGGGCCGACCCCGTCGGGCGGGTGGCGGGTGTCGCTCCGCCTCCCCCTCGACGGGGAGACCACGTCGCCGCACGCGGGGGCCCATCGATCCGTTCCGCACCCGGGCACGAGACTGGCGCCGTGATCAGAGTTGTGCTCGCCGACGACCAGTCGGTGGTCCGGGCAGGTTTCCGGGTGATCCTGGAGCTCGCGGGTGACATCGAGGTCGTTGGTGAATGCGCCGACGGCCCGACGGCCGTGCGTCTCGCCCGCCGCCTCGCCCCCGACGTCGTCTGCATGGACGTGCGCATGCCCGGTGGCGACGGGCTTGCCGCCACCCGCGAGATCACCTCCGGTGACACGCACGCGCCCGCCGTGCTCGTCGTGACCACGTTCGACCTCGACGAGTACGTCTTCGGCGCCCTCGAAGCCGGGGCCAGCGGCTTCGTCCTGAAGGACACGGAGCCCGACGACCTCGTCGACGCGGTCAGGCGACTCGCGCGCGGGCAGGGTCTCGTCGACCAGGCCGTGACCCACCGCGTGATCGCCGAGTTCGCCCGGCGCCGTCCCGTGCGACCGGCCGCCGACGCGGCGCACCAACTCACGGCCCGCGAGATGGACATCGTGCGCCTGCTCGCCCAGGGCATGTCGAACGCCGAGATCGCGCGAGAACTCGTCATCGAGACGAGCACGGTGAAGTCCCACCTCGGCCGGGCGATGGCCAAGATCGGCGTCCGGGACCGCCTGCAGACCGTGGTGTGGGCCTACCAGAACGGGATGGTTCCGCAGCGCCCGGCATGATCGGCAACCACTTCACACATCCCGTGGCGACTTCACACAGCGCCCGCCTTGTGTGAAGTTCGCACTGGATGTGTGAAGTACCAACGGGGTGCGGGTGGCGACCTGGGAGTAGCCTCGTGACCAAATGAGAAATCTGGTCACGAGTCACGACCGCGGCGAGCGGATCCTGGACGCCGCTGCCGACCTCGTGCTGCGGTGGGGCTACAAGCGGGTCACCATCGAGGAGGTCGCCAAGCACGCCGGTATCGGCAAGGGCACGGTGTACCTGCACTTCAGGTCACGCATCTGGCTGTTCGTGTGCGTGCTGATGCGCGAGTCCCTCGACCTCGTCGACGAGCTGATCGCCGCGATCCGCCGGGAAGCCGCGGCGGTACTGATCGCCGAGCAGGTGCGCCTGACCTATCTCGAGGTTCAGCGGCGCCCGCTGCTACGGGCGATGTTCGCCCGTGACAGCGAGGTACTGGGCGAGCTGGCGCACGACTCGGACGCCGACCCCGTGCACGCCTGGAGGGCCGAGCTCGCCGCCGACGTCTTCCGGCTGCTCCGCGAGCACGGGCTGATGCGCACCGACCTGGACATCGCCATCCAGATGTACGTCGTGGGCGCGGTGCAGACCGGCTTCTACCTCCAGCAGCCTGCCCTCGGCTCCCCCGAGGAGACCGCGGCCGCGCTGCACCACACCGTCCACTCCGCGGTGGAGCCGCTGACGGCACCCGATCCGGACGCCCTCGCGGCCGTCGCTCCCGCGGTGCTCGCGCGGTACGAGCAGTTCCGCACCACTCTCGCGGCCGCAATCACCGAGAAAGGACCTGCATGAGTCGCATCGTCATGACCGGAATGCCGGCGGCCGGTCACGTCAATCCCAGCCTGCCGCTCGTGCACGAACTCGTGCGCCATGGAATCCAGGTCGTCTACTACTCGACCGAGCAGTTCCGGGGCGCGATCGAACGCACCGGCGCCCAGTTCAAGGCATATCCGCCGGGGACGATCACGGCGCACGACATCGCCGAGGCCACGCGCTCCGGCAGTGCGGTGCGCGTAGTTGTCAGGGGCCTAGCCTCCACGGAAATCCTGCTGCCGTTCCTGCAGGCCGAGCTGCGCGCCGACCCTCCCGACGCGGTAGCCCACGACTCGAACGCGATCTGGGGCCACATGGCCGCGAAGAGCCTCGGCCTACCCACGATCTCGTTCATGACCACCATGCTGGTGGGCACCGACGCATTCCGCAGCCAGACCGCCCGGGAATGGCTGCAGTTCCTGAAGGCCGCGGTCCGGGACATGCCCGCGGCCGTCGCGGCCCGGCAGCGGGTCGTGCGCCGATTCGGAAAGAACCTCTTCCCACCGCGCCCCGCATTCCCGACGCTCGGCGACGTCACGCTCTTCCCGATCCCACGGTGGCTGCAGCGGCCCGATTCCCGGATCGACGAGAGGTGCCACTACATCGGGGCCACGATCGATCCGGAGACCCGCGAGAGCGGGCTCGACGCCGAGCTGGCCGCCCACGTGGACGGCCCCGAACCGCTCGTCCTGGTGTCGCTCGGCACCCTCCACTCGGGCACCGATGACTTCTTCCGCACGTGCTTCGCCGTGCTCGCCGACCTGCCAGCGCGGGTCCTGCTCGCGGTCGGCTCCCACACCGATCCTGCCCGGCTCGGGCCGGCGCCGGCGAACACGCTGGTCCGAGCGTCCGTCCCCCAGCTCGAGGTGCTCCGGCGCACGGCCGTGTTCGTCACCCACGGCGGCATGAACAGCGCCCTGGAGGGGCTGGCGAACGGGGTTCCGCTCGTCGTCGTGCCCCAGCAGTTCGAGCAGCTGCTCATCGGCCGGTCCATCGCCGAACGCGGCGCCGGCGTCGTGCTGCGCCACAACCTGTCGAATCGTCCCGTCCCGCCTGCCGAGCTGCGCGCCGCCGTCGCGCGGACCCTCACCGACCCGTCCCGACGCGCGGCCGCCAAAGCGCTCGCCGACACGGTCGGCGAGGGCGGCGGGGCCCCCGCGGGCGTCCGGGCGATCAAGGAGCTGTTGGTCGCAACCGGTTGAGGAGATCCACGACCGGCGCGGATGGCCTGGGCGGATGCACGGCGTACACCTCACGCACCGGAGCGCTTCCGTGCAGATCCCGCACGACGACCGCGCGGCGCCCGGCCAGCATGGTCGCCGGCACGAGGGACACTCCGAGGCCCGCCTCGACGAGCGCGAGCGTCACCTCGTAGTCCCGCGTCTCGTAGGCCACGCGCAGCTGGCCGAGTGACTCCAGGCACACCCGGTTCGGGACGCCGGGCGCACCGGAGACCCAGTCCTCGTCGCCCAGGTCGGCGAGCGCGATCTCCGGGACGGTGGCCAGCCGATGGCCGCGTGGGAGCACCAGGCGCAGCGGGTCCCTGAGGAGGAGCCCGCGGCGCAGGCCGCGGACCGCGGGCAGCGAGACTCCCGGATAGCGGTGCGTGACGAGCAGGTCCAGCTCGCGTGCGGCGACCAGGCCGTACCCCTCGGGCGGTTCGATGTCCACCAGCGAGGTGCGGATCCCTGGCCGTCCCTCCTTCAGGGCCGCAAGCGCGCGTGGCAACAGCGTCCTGGCCGCGGTCGAGAACGCGCCGACCGCGATCCGCTGAGGCTCAGCACCCGCGGCCGCGCGCACGGCCTCCTCGGCGGCGCGGAGCTCGCCGAGAACCCGCTCACCGTGCTCCAGCAGGACCTGCCCCGGCCCGGTGAGCCGTGTGCCGGCCCGCCCGCGTTCGAGCAGCGGCACGCCGACCTCGCGCTCCAGCTTCGCGAGCTGCTGGGAGAGCGCCGACGGTGTGAACCCCATCCGCGCGGCCGCCGCCGCGATCGAGCCGGCATGGGCGACCTCGACGAACACGCGCACCCGCTCGGCGTCGAGTGCCATCAGCGTTCCTAATGGTCGTTGAGAAAGTCGTACTTCAGCTTAACGATATGTGGGCCCATCCTCGGCGTATGGCACTCCTTCCGACGGCCGCCGACGTGGCCGCGGCCGCGGCCCGCGTGGCCCCGCACGTCCGACGCACACCGACCCTGCGCGCCGAGATCGACGGCCGCCCCGTCGTGCTGAAGCTCGAGCACCTGCAGCGCAGCGGCTCGTTCAAGCTCCGCGGCGCCCTGAACGCGCTGCTCTCCGGGGAACCACCGGAGCGCGTCGTCACCGCGTCCGGGGGCAACCACGGGCTCGGCGTCGCCACCGCGGCCGGCATCCTCGGCGTCCCGGCCGTCGTCTACGTGCCACGCACGGTCCCCGAGAGCAAGGCCGGCCGGATCGAGGCGACCGGCGCCAAGCTGATCCGCCACGGGGACGCCTACGCCGACGCGGCGGCGGCCGCACGCGCCGAGCCCGGCCGGTACGTGCACGCCTACGACGACCCGGCGGTCGTGGCCGGCCAGGGAACGGTGACGGCCGAGGTCGTGGAGGAGTCGCCGGACGTCGATGCCGTGGTGGTCGCGGCGGGCGGCGGAGGGCTGGCCGCGGGCGCCGCCCTCGCCGCAGGGGGCCGAGCGGTCGTCACCGTCGAGCCGAGCGGCTGCCGCGCGGTGCACGCCGCGCTCCAGGCCGGCTCGCCGGTCGACGTCGAGATCGACTCGGTGGCCTCGTCGGCCCTCGGCGCCACCCGTATCGGCGACGTGCCCTTCGCGGTGCTGCGGGCCGCCGACGTGGTGCCACTGCTCGTGAGTGACGCCGAGATCCTCTCGGCACAGGAGCGGCTGTGGGTGGAGTTCCGGCTGCGGGTCGAGCCGGCCGCGGCGGCCCCCTTCGCGGCATGGCTGGCCGGGCGGGTCCCCGGCGAGCTCCCCTGCCTCGTGCTGTGCGGTGCGAACTCGTGAGGGCACGTCACAGGGCGGACTGCAATGGGGTTGATCGCATCACGATCATGGAGTCGTGAGCCGACCCGCCCTCGCCGGTAGCCCCACCGCACCGGTTGCCGTCCCCGCCGTCATCGCGGAGCTCGCCGGTGACGACATCGTCGTCCCGGTGTGGCAGAACGTGCTGGGCGGGCTCACGTTCCGCCTCGACGGCGGGGACGGCCGTGTCCGGTACGCGAAGTGGGTCGCCGCCGGCACGCCGGAGATCGACCTCGCAGGCGAGGCGGAGCGGCTGATGTGGGCGCAGGGCCGAGTGCCGGTCCCGCACGTGCTCGACCAGGGCGGCGACTCGGACGGGACATGGCTGGTCACGGAGGGAGTGGCGGGCCGCTCTGCGGTGGATCCCCGGTGGATCGCCGAACCGGCGGTTGCCGCAGCCGCGATCGGGCGTGGCCTGCGCCTGCTCCACGACGCGCTGCCCGTCGACGAGTGCCCGTTCGACTGGAGCGTCGAGCGCAGGCTCGCCCGCGCGGAGCACCGGCGCGTGGACCTCGCCGAGCCGCCCCCGATCGACCGCCTCGTGGTCTGCCACGGCGACGCCTGTGCCCCGAACACGCTCCTGCACGACAACGGCACGTTCGCCGCCCACGTCGACATGGGTTCGCTCGGAGTGGCCGACCGGTGGGCGGACCTCGCCGTCGCGGCGTGGAGCACGGAATGGAACTACGGGCCCGGCTACGAAGGCCATGTCTACAAGGGGTACGGGATCGCGCCTGACCCGCGGCGGATCGACTACTACCGGCTGCTCTGGGACATGTCGTGAGACCGGGAACACGCCGAGAGCACGCGTAGTTCCTGGGGACATGACGAAGCTCGGGCCGCTCGGCGGCGCCTACTCCGACCTCAACACCGCCGACGCGGCCACCGCGGCGGCCGCCGCCATCGAGCTCGAGGAGCTCGGGTTCTCGACGCTCTGGATGGCGGGCGGCCCGGGCAACAACCTCACCCAGATCGCCAACGTCGTCCGCGGGACGGCGCGGGTCTCGGTGGCGAGCGGCATCCTCTCGGTCGACCAGGTACCGGCCGCCGAGGTGACCGCGGTCTACTCGGACCTGGAGAAGACCCATCCCGGCCGGTTCACGGTCGGCCTCGGCGGCGCGCACGGGGCGAAGCCGCTCGGCACCCTCAACGCCTATCTCGACGAGGTGGAGCAGGTGGTGCCCCGGTCCCGGCTCGTCCTCTCGGCGCTCGGCCCGCGGATGCTCGAGCTCGCCCGCGACCGCGCCGACGGCGCGTACCCGTACCTCGTCACGACCGACTACGTCGCCTCGGCCCGGAAGATCCTCGGCGACGAGCGGCAGCTCGCCGTGCTGCTGGACGTGATCCCCGAGTCCGATCCGGCGCGCGCCCGGGATATCGCGCGGGAGGGCGGAATGCGGTTCCTCGCCACCCTCCCCGGCTACGCGGCCAACCTCCGCCGCATGGGCTTCGGCGACGACGACATCGCCGAGCTGTCGGACCGGCTGGTCGACGGCGTGACCATCTGGGGAGACCTCGACGCGATCGTCCGGCGCATCGGCGAGTACCACGCGGCCGGCGCGGACCAGGTCGTGGTGCAGCTGGGCCGCCTGTCGCGCGAATGGTGGGCCCGCATCGCCGAAGCGGTGCGCTGACGGATCAGCTCGGGTACGTGGACGTCCGGCGGAAGCGCACCTCCTCCAGCGGGACCTCGGCGCCCTCGTCGTCCACGAATGCCACGCGTAGGCGACGGCCGTCCGCCGAGCGGCGGGCGACCGTCGGACCCGGCTCGTACGGGCGGTGCTCGTCGCCCCACTGCTGCAACGCCCCCAGCACGATCTGCAGCTCGCGGCCCGCCGGTGTGAGGTGGTAGCTGTCGCGCGCCCGCGCGCCGGGCTCGCGGTAGGGCCGCTTCTCGAGCACGCCACCGGCCACGAGCGTGGCGAGGCGATCGGAGAGGACGTCGGGGGCCACGCCGAGCGCAGCGCGGAAGTCAGCGAACCGGGTGGTGCCCGACAGTGCCTCGCGCAGGATCAGGAACGTCCAGCGCTCTCCGAGCACCTCGAGTGAGCGCGCGATCGAGCACGTCTGTTGCGTCACAACCACGGGTTCATCCTACCGCTCTGAGTTGGAAATCCGTACCCAGTAAGCTACGTTGGAGAAACCAACTCAGGGAGGCATCATGGAGATCCGGAACTCGGTAGCGCTGGTGACGGGGGCGAACCGCGGCCTGGGCCGGCACCTCGCGGCAGGCCTGCTGGAACGCGGGGCGCAGAAGGTGTACGCCGCGGCGCGCAACCCGGACGCGGTGGACCTGCCCGGCGCCACCCCGCTGCGGCTGGACATCACCGATCCGGACTCGGTGTCCGCGGCGGCGGCAGCGGCGGGCGACGTGACCGTGCTGGTCAACAACGCCGGGTCGCTCACGGGCGCAGCCCTGCTCGACGGCGACCTCGCCGACATCCGGCTGGAGATGGAGACCCACTACTTCGGCACGCTCGCCGTCGCCAGGGCGTTCGCCCCGCTCATCGCGGCGAACGGCGGCGGCGCGGTGCTCAACGTGCTGTCCGTGCTGTCCTGGTACCACCCCACCGCGTCGGGCGCGTACAACGCCGCCAAGGCGGCCGAGCTGGCGCTGACCAACTCGCTGCGCCTCGAGCTCGCGCCGCGCGGCATCACCACCACGGCGCTGCACGTCGGCTACATGGACACCGACATGATCGCCCACCTCGACGTGCCCAAGAGCGACCCGGCTGCGATCGCCGCGCTCGCCCTCGACGGCGTCCGGGACGGCGAGCTGGAGGTCGTCGCGGACGACATCAGCCGCACGGTCCGCGGCGCGCTGTCCGCCGAGCTGCCGGTGCTCTACCCCGAGCTCACGCCAGCTGGAAGTGCCAGATGATCTCGACGGGGATGCCGGCATCGGCCGCGCGAGCGGCCTCCGGCACCACCGCGGCCAGCGACCACGGCCATACCTCCCACGGCCCCAGCTCCGTCGCACGGGGAGCGGCGGGAGCGGGCGCCATGACCGGTTCCTCGCAACGCCGCAGCTCCAGGCCCACCCCGAGCGCGGCGCGGAGGTAGTCGCCCACGAGGTGGCGGTGGCCAGGAAGCCGGCCGGGGCGGCCGTCGGCGTCGCGCAGGGTGGGGATGGCACCGCGCATGATGCGCTCCGGGTGCATGTCGGAGATCACCAGGTGTCCGCCGGGGCGCAGCACGCGCGCGAACTCTGCGAACGGGGGGCGGAGGTCCGGGACGTGGGCCAGCGCGAGCCCGCAGGTCACGAGGTCGGCGGACGCGTCGGCGACCGGCAGCGCACCGAGGTCCCCTGACCGGAAATCGCCGCTGGGGACGTTGGTGCGGGCGCGGTCGAGCATGTCCGGCGAGCTGTCCACACCGATGACCCGATGCCCACGTGCGGCGAGCAGCGCGGAGAACCGGCCGGTGCCGCAGGCCGCGTCCACCGCGACGCCCGCCGCAAGCGCGTCCACGATCTCCTCGACGACCGGTTCGTCGAAGTCGAAGGCGGTGTTGCGGCCGTCGTCGTAGGTGGCCGACCAGACCCGGTAGCCGTCGACGGTGCCCACCCGCTCGACGGTCACGGCCGCGTCGGCCAGCGACTCGTCGGCGAGCAACTCGCGGACCTCCGCGATCCGGGCCTCCACGAAGTCCCGGTCGTGCTCGCCGATGAACCCCCGCAGTAGGGCGACCCCTTCGAGCCCGAGCAGGTAGGCCAGCGGGTGCTCGTAGATCACGGCTCGGGACGGTAGCCACGGATGTCGGGTTGCGGCCATCGACTTCTCAGCAGCCGCAGCATCGCGACGATCCCGGCGAGCGGGCCCACGGCCAGCAGAGCGAACGCCCAATACCAACCGGCCGCCTGCTCGATGGCGGGAACGAGCCAGATGGTCGCACCGGTCAGCAGGTACCCGAGCGCCATCTGCACGGTCAGCGCGGTGCCGACGTAGCTCTGGTCGGCCAGTTCCGTGACGAGCGTGGAGAACTGCGTGGAGTCACCGACCACGCTGTAACCCCACACCAGCCCGACGGCGACCAGCAGCCACAGCGGGCCGTCGAGCAGCAGGCCGACCGTCGCCGCGCACGTGCCCGACACGGCCAGCATCGCGATCGCGGTGCGCTCCCTGCCGATCCGGTCGCCCAGCGCACCGCAGGTCCAGTTGGCGAGCCCGCCCGCCACGAACACCGCGAACGTGACGTATGCGGCCATGACCGGGTCGTCCAGCCCGCGCCGGTGCATCGCGGCCGTGAAGAAGACGAGGAACCAGGCCCACATGGCGTACAGCTCCCACATGTGGCACAGGTAGCCGATCATTGCGAGGCGGGTGCCGCGGTCGCGCAGCACTGCCCGGACCTGCCGCGGGTCGAAGGCCGCTGCCGGGAACGGGAACGGCCCTTCCACCACGGCCACGAGGGTGAGCACGCCGCCGGCGACGGTGACGACCGAGGTGGTCACGATGACGGTCCGCCAGTCCAGCCCGCCGAGGCCGTTGACCAGGTGCGGCACCCCGGCGCTGACGGTGAACGCACCCACCAGCACACCGATGGCCGTGCCCCGGCCCTGCCGGTACCACGTGGAGATCAGCTTGAGCGCGGGCGGGTAGACGCCCGCGATGAAGAACCCGGTGGCGAACCGCGCCGTGATGCCGAGGCCGAGGCTCTCCGTGGCGAGGAGGAGCAGGTTGGCCCCGGCCGCGCCGAGCGAGGACAGGAAGATCAGCCGGGTGGGCGCGATCGCGTCGGCCACGGTGAACGCCGCGGAGAGCAACGCGCCGGTGACGAAACCCCACTGCACCGCGATCGTCAGCCACGCGACGGCCTCCGCCGAGAGCCCCCACTCGGCGCGCACCTGCGGGACCACCGCGGTGGCCGAGAACCAGGTCGACTTGATCAGCAGCAGCGTCACCGCCAGCACGGCAAGGGTTCCGTGCGGCGTCCGGCACTTCACGATCATGAGACGCGGCGGGCCCGGAAGGCCGCAACCGAGCTGCGGTTCTGGCAGGCCCGCGAGCAGTAGCGGCGCCGGGGGCCGCGCTGGACGTCGGCGTACACCCGGTCGCACCCCACGGCCCGGCAGCGCCCGAGCCGCTCGGCACCGTGCTCGCAGACGGCCAGCGCCAGTCCGAACGCCGTGTTGGCCCGCACCCGGTCGACGAGATCGGCGCCCGGCTCGCCGTAGTGCAGGTGCGGGCCCAGCCCGTGGTCGGAGATGTGCGGCCGCAGCGACACCTCCGCCAGCAGCCCGTTGAGCAGCGCGATCACCTCGGTGCCGCCGAACGCGGGGCGTAGCCGATGTGCCCAGGCCCGCAGCCGGCCGGCGTCTGCCGCGGACAGCTCGGGCACCAGGTAGCGATGCGTGCCGAGCAGCCCGGCGAGCCCTGTGTCCGATACCCCGGAACCGGTGGTGACCGCGTTGACGAGGTCCACCGCGGTGCCCGCGCCGTCGATCCGGTATCCGCTGGCCTCCATGCGACCCCCGTAAGCGAATTAGCCCCAGAATAGCCTTACGCGGCCCGTAACCGGTAGGTTGCAGGGAGTTCCGAGGGGGGATCACGGCCGTGGACGCGGAGCCGGGCATCGACCCGCACCGGGTGGCCGAGGTCATCGTCAGAGGCGCGGATGGTGGCCGGCGGGGTTCCGGCTACCGGGTCACGTCGAGCGTGGTGCTCACCGCGGCCCACGTGGTGGCCGACGCCATGGACGTGCGTCTGCGCTTCGACGCCGACACGAAAGGCGAGTGGAGCACCCCGGCCCGCGAGGTCCTTGCCGACCCGGCCTCGGATCTCGCGGCGGTCGTCATCGACTCCCCGTACGACGTGCCCGCCTGCTCCTTCGGCCGCGTCGGCGACCATCCCGACGAGCTCGTCGTGCAGGCCGTCGGCTTCCCGCGGTTCAAGCTGAAGGGCTACCCCGACACAGGCAGCTACCGCGACTCGCACCAGGCCGTTGGCACGGTTGCTCCGCTGTCGAACCTGCGCTCGGGGCACCTCGAGGTGACGGTCCGCCCGCCCGAGCACGACCCGGACCCGGTCGTCTCCCCGTGGGAGGGAATGTCCGGGGCCGCGGTGTGGGCCGGCCGCCGCATCGTCGGGGTCGTCACCGAGCACCACCGCTCCGACGGCCTCATCAGGCTCGCGGCCGCGCGGGTCACGCAGCTCCTCGACGGCCCGGACGGCGACACGGTGCGCCGGCTGCGGGACCTGCTCGGACAGCGGCCCGGCCTCCAGGACGTGGCGGAATCGGTCTCGCCGCGTGCGCCGTACCTCATTCAGGTGCGCGACATCGCGCCGGAGAGCCTGCTCGGCCGGGAGCAGGAGCGGCAGGAGCTGGCCGAGTTCACCGAGCCGTACGGTTGGTGGGAAGGATCGCCGTGGGCGGGCAAGACCGCCCTCATGGCGTGGTTCGCCCTCCATCCGCCGCCGGACGTCGACGTGGTCCCGTTCTTCGTCGGCAACGGACGTGCCGGGAGCTCGGACGGCGACGCGTTCCTCGGCGCGGTCACCGAGCAGCTCGCCGCGCTGGCCGAGCTGGAGTACGAGCCACCCGAGACGGCGATCGACCGCCGTACCGCTCTGTTCGCCCTCCTGGAGGCGGCGGCGCGCCGGTGCCGGGACGCGGGGCGCAGGCTCCTCGTCGTCGTCGACGGGATCGACGAGGACACCGGCCAGGACACTCGCGAGCCGAGCATCGCATCGCTGCTGCCCCGGCATCCACCGCCGGGGGTCGCCGTGCTGGTGACCAGCAGGCCGGGCCGGTCACTCCCCGATGACGTCCCGGCCGACCACCCGCTGCACAGCTGCACCCGCCGCAGGCTGGCGGTCTCGCCCCATGCCCGGGAAGTCACCCGGTTCGCCCGGCGGGAGCTGAGGGAGCGGCTGCGGGAGGGGCCGCTGCACGAGAGCTTGATCGGCCTGATCGCCGCGTCCGGCGGCGGCCTCACGCACGACGACCTCGCGGAGCTCACCGGCACCACCGCGTTCGCGGTGGCCGACCTGCTGTCCGGCGCGTTCGGGCGCAGCGTCGCCGCCAGGATCCATCGCCAGGCAGGCGGCGCACGGGGCTACGTCTTCGCGCACCGGACGCTCCGCGAAGCGGCCGTGGACGAGCTCGGGCCACGGCTCGACCGGTACCGCGCCCGGCTGCACGCGTGGTGCGACGACCACCGGCGGCGCGGCTGGCCCGCCGGCACACCCGCGTACCTGCTGCACGACCACCCGCGCGTGCTGGCCACGGCCGGCGACGCGGCGCGCCTCACCGACCTCGCCACCGATACGACGCGCCACGAGCGGCTGCTCGAGGTCACCGGAGGTGACGCCGCGGCGCTCGACGAGATCGCGCTCGCCCAGCTGGTCGGCGCCCGGCGCGACGAACCCGACCTGGTGGCCGCTGTGCTGCTCGCGGTGCGCCGCGAGGAGCTCACCAGCCGCAACCGGAACGTTCCGGTGCAACTGCCCGCGGTTTGGGCCGCGCTGGGACGCGGAGAGCGGGCCGCTGCGCTGGCCCGCGGCCTCACGAAGAGCAGGCGGCGGGCCGCTCTCGCCGCCGCGGCCCCCGCCGCCGCCGACGCCGGCCACCTCGACGACGCCGAGGCGCTCGCCGAACTTGTGCCGGATCGCGACCGGCGGGACGAGGCGTTCGCGGGCATGGCGGTGGCAGCCGTACCCCACGACTCCGAGCGGGCCGAGCGCTGGGCGCGGGGGTGCACGCCGAGGCGCAGGACGCGCGCGCTCGCGCGGGTGGCCGTAGCGCTCGCCGGGAAAGACCTACAGCGGGCCAAGGCGATCGTCGCCGAGCTGGTGTCGTCCGAGCCGGACACCCGCAGCCTGCCGG encodes:
- a CDS encoding trypsin-like peptidase domain-containing protein, with the protein product MDAEPGIDPHRVAEVIVRGADGGRRGSGYRVTSSVVLTAAHVVADAMDVRLRFDADTKGEWSTPAREVLADPASDLAAVVIDSPYDVPACSFGRVGDHPDELVVQAVGFPRFKLKGYPDTGSYRDSHQAVGTVAPLSNLRSGHLEVTVRPPEHDPDPVVSPWEGMSGAAVWAGRRIVGVVTEHHRSDGLIRLAAARVTQLLDGPDGDTVRRLRDLLGQRPGLQDVAESVSPRAPYLIQVRDIAPESLLGREQERQELAEFTEPYGWWEGSPWAGKTALMAWFALHPPPDVDVVPFFVGNGRAGSSDGDAFLGAVTEQLAALAELEYEPPETAIDRRTALFALLEAAARRCRDAGRRLLVVVDGIDEDTGQDTREPSIASLLPRHPPPGVAVLVTSRPGRSLPDDVPADHPLHSCTRRRLAVSPHAREVTRFARRELRERLREGPLHESLIGLIAASGGGLTHDDLAELTGTTAFAVADLLSGAFGRSVAARIHRQAGGARGYVFAHRTLREAAVDELGPRLDRYRARLHAWCDDHRRRGWPAGTPAYLLHDHPRVLATAGDAARLTDLATDTTRHERLLEVTGGDAAALDEIALAQLVGARRDEPDLVAAVLLAVRREELTSRNRNVPVQLPAVWAALGRGERAAALARGLTKSRRRAALAAAAPAAADAGHLDDAEALAELVPDRDRRDEAFAGMAVAAVPHDSERAERWARGCTPRRRTRALARVAVALAGKDLQRAKAIVAELVSSEPDTRSLPDVIAAAVAVGEDATAEELIGRAARGPARPRLLAVLAKALSAAGQIDRAKEVAAGIRRPGARLPVLAALVHDDVARGDNVLALWHLPQLRDAARSAANRGDALRDLVTLVCAVSDHDQSVAGRLLAEAEHLAAGLHEDKQGWALARLAVASAAAGDIARSEELLDRVDDVDRLADALTEIAERAARRGESRRAEVVVRRVPRAGRRMQALADVAAAFAAGGDRARAAARAVEAEGMARRTTDLNRLVTMCDRVVDGLVAIDALPAAVELAEQIPDPARRAAALTRVACALAAFGAIDDAVALADALDDPEHRSWALVDVCEAQAAAHRTDDAVATANAVLADPPGDGYTRVVALLRLSTALHTVGATGDAERLRKAATAQAVEDVTDPDQRVRAIAHLSVALAAAGDADRAAVLARSTEAELAGIADRGRQDRTRTRVVDAFAAAGLITWAEDVARTIAGPAARSRAMAALATAVASDPDRAWTLLGRAEELLEAIPRREDGWAAAGRLTGAAAVVLARDADPGGTRRALITRLVVELLATGGWIEAVPAIARLEWEAFDALADWLTTRTAAGLEENLGMA
- a CDS encoding MFS transporter; the protein is MTLLLIKSTWFSATAVVPQVRAEWGLSAEAVAWLTIAVQWGFVTGALLSAAFTVADAIAPTRLIFLSSLGAAGANLLLLATESLGLGITARFATGFFIAGVYPPALKLISTWYRQGRGTAIGVLVGAFTVSAGVPHLVNGLGGLDWRTVIVTTSVVTVAGGVLTLVAVVEGPFPFPAAAFDPRQVRAVLRDRGTRLAMIGYLCHMWELYAMWAWFLVFFTAAMHRRGLDDPVMAAYVTFAVFVAGGLANWTCGALGDRIGRERTAIAMLAVSGTCAATVGLLLDGPLWLLVAVGLVWGYSVVGDSTQFSTLVTELADQSYVGTALTVQMALGYLLTGATIWLVPAIEQAAGWYWAFALLAVGPLAGIVAMLRLLRSRWPQPDIRGYRPEP
- a CDS encoding CGNR zinc finger domain-containing protein, which encodes MEASGYRIDGAGTAVDLVNAVTTGSGVSDTGLAGLLGTHRYLVPELSAADAGRLRAWAHRLRPAFGGTEVIALLNGLLAEVSLRPHISDHGLGPHLHYGEPGADLVDRVRANTAFGLALAVCEHGAERLGRCRAVGCDRVYADVQRGPRRRYCSRACQNRSSVAAFRARRVS